A portion of the Bdellovibrionales bacterium genome contains these proteins:
- a CDS encoding ABC transporter permease has translation MKHVSPFNRRIVADETLSFIGSFKKIYNGIGEKRWVIWYLLKRDLFASYKRSFLGASWILISPLMGMISWLLMNYSGLLNPNIDKSLNYNLYLLIGILFWSFFTGAYVASSQTIQASSGFALQISFPKELMYFKQAAQHLANFAPSFVFSMIIAIFLGIEPKIQWLLLPLGMLPLWFTAGAIGLIASPVAVVLPDIKSVIDTGMNFLFFITPVAYGVPKGVGLAKLFMYNPLTSMINLPRDILMDQNFKFSSEHGLTLGISFVGFIVVFRIFCLVEPFTTEKLG, from the coding sequence ATGAAGCATGTTTCACCATTTAATCGGAGAATTGTGGCTGATGAAACCTTAAGTTTTATTGGCAGTTTCAAAAAAATTTACAATGGAATCGGTGAAAAACGTTGGGTAATTTGGTACCTTTTGAAGCGGGACTTATTTGCAAGTTATAAACGATCTTTTTTAGGAGCATCGTGGATATTAATCAGCCCACTAATGGGTATGATTTCGTGGTTACTGATGAATTATTCGGGGTTGTTAAATCCGAATATTGATAAAAGTTTGAACTATAATCTGTATCTGCTTATAGGAATTTTGTTCTGGTCATTTTTCACGGGAGCGTATGTGGCAAGTTCACAAACGATACAAGCTTCCAGCGGTTTTGCTTTGCAGATTAGCTTTCCAAAGGAATTAATGTATTTTAAACAGGCAGCACAACACTTAGCTAATTTTGCTCCATCCTTTGTGTTTTCAATGATCATAGCGATTTTTTTGGGAATTGAACCAAAAATTCAATGGCTTCTCCTGCCATTAGGCATGCTGCCATTGTGGTTTACAGCAGGGGCTATTGGATTGATTGCCTCTCCGGTGGCAGTGGTACTTCCGGATATTAAGTCTGTCATAGACACGGGAATGAACTTTCTGTTCTTCATTACTCCTGTCGCCTATGGAGTGCCCAAAGGGGTGGGTTTAGCTAAATTGTTTATGTATAATCCCTTAACATCGATGATTAACTTACCTCGTGATATTCTAATGGATCAAAATTTCAAATTCTCCTCTGAGCATGGACTAACGCTTGGAATTTCGTTTGTTGGATTCATTGTCGTATTTAGGATATTCTGTTTAGTAGAGCCTTTTACAACCGAAAAGTTGGGTTAA